From Ptychodera flava strain L36383 chromosome 2, AS_Pfla_20210202, whole genome shotgun sequence, the proteins below share one genomic window:
- the LOC139116988 gene encoding uncharacterized protein, protein MIAGMRKLIPLYAYLLLVCKLAAGLPEPVAFWPLNGIHLLKDISGNGNHGIAGPDVQLETDVENARDGAYQFNGNQFSYVEFPNNGAYDTDQDLTIVMYVKPMGGDGPLFDFGNGQGVSMRAGGRSFTIQLRKRNGATVSNSFSTSSLDQNGWNFLGLTYKYAEAGNTNMWVMGVAMGGTAAGQADLGTQHDVRMGAHPNSGGYLRAMVTCVKVFNAALTTMEMFEARQDCNMGRKESLNPVASWPLNKHHELRDVSGNGNHGEAGFDLEFDENVEGTKAGAYKFKGNLFSYIEFPNNGAYDTRRSTTLLLYTYPEWANGPIFSFKEEGTGVALTQTPHIYQIKIMGRDGVLITNVETNAYYNFWNFVGFGYDYDTGNVYSINRYKYQHSKNIGQVELLTNDVVRMGAATWSSSYFKGVVTCVQVYDRLLTESEIFAASETCTMGSSSQVTLPPTAAPTPKPTTEKPTTAKPTTEKPSTEKPTTEKPTTAKPTTEKPTTPACTVPSGLTNIAVDKTASQISDAGRAVASRAVDGNKNSDFKKRSCSKTRGGLEPWWMVDLGSRQDVYQVTITSRQDCCANQLINAEVRVGDNPDDFTANSVCGVKIGANDVGKETIEIICDCGAPLRGRYVSVQRVGSRGTLTLCEVEVLADANAPPITEKQCEAPSGLNNFALGNG, encoded by the exons ATGATAGCAGGTATGAGAAAGCTAATACCTTTGTACGCCTATCTGCTGTTGGTATGCAAGCTTGCTGCCG GACTTCCCGAACCTGTGGCGTTTTGGCCCCTCAACGGCATCCATTTGCTGAAGGATATCTCGGGCAACGGTAACCATGGTATCGCTGGCCCTGATGTCCAGCTGGAAACTGACGTTGAAAACGCAAGAGACGGAGCGTACCAGTTCAATGGCAACCAATTCTCCTACGTCGAATTCCCAAACAACGGCGCATATGATACTGATCAAGATTTGACAATCGTGATGTACGTAAAACCAATGGGAGGTGACGGCCCGTTATTCGATTTTGGAAATGGCCAAGGAGTGAGCATGCGCGCCGGAGGCAGATCTTTTACGATTCAGCTACGGAAACGAAATGGAGCCACTGTTTCAAATTCTTTTTCCACTTCAAGTTTGGATCAGAACGGCTGGAACTTTCTAGGACTCACATACAAGTATGCAGAAGCAGGAAATACCAACATGTGGGTCATGGGAGTGGCTATGGGTGGCACGGCGGCTGGACAAGCAGACTTGGGAACCCAGCATGACGTGAGAATGGGAGCTCACCCGAACAGTGGAGGCTATTTACGGGCTATGGTCACATGCGTCAAAGTCTTCAACGCAGCATTGACAACAATGGAAATGTTTGAAGCCCGACAGGATTGTAACATGGGTAGGAaag aAAGTCTCAACCCGGTAGCATCATGGCCACTGAACAAACACCATGAATTGAGGGATGTGTCTGGTAATGGTAACCATGGCGAAGCAGGTTTCGATTTGGAATTTGACGAAAATGTGGAAGGCACCAAGGCTGGGGCTTACAAGTTCAAGGGCAATTTATTCTCATACATAGAGTTCCCTAACAATGGCGCTTACGACACGAGGAGATCCACGACGCTGCTGTTATACACATATCCAGAATGGGCAAATGGTCCAATCTTTAGCTTCAAAGAAGAGGGCACAGGCGTTGCATTGACACAGACTCcgcatatatatcagataaaGATAATGGGTCGAGATGGAGTACTGATAACCAATGTTGAGACAAATGCCTACTACAACTTCTGGAACTTCGTCGGCTTCGGTTACGATTACGACACGGGGAATGTATACTCAATCAACAGATACAAATACCAGCATTCTAAAAACATTGGCCAGGTAGAATTACTGACCAATGACGTTGTACGAATGGGAGCAGCCACGTGGTCCAGCAGTTATTTCAAAGGTGTGGTGACGTGCGTTCAGGTGTATGACAGACTCCTGACAGAGAGCGAAATATTTGCGGCCTCGGAGACATGCACGATGGGAAGCAGCT CACAAGTAACGCTGCCCCCAACGGCCGCACCGACTCCAAAACCAACTACGGAAAAGCCGACCACGGCAAAACCAACTACGGAAAAGCCGAGTACGGAAAAGCCAACCACGGAAAAACCAACTACGGCAAAACCGACCACGGAAAAGCCGACCACACCAG CGTGTACTGTGCCGAGTGGTCTTACAAATATTGCCGTTGACAAGACAGCTAGTCAAATATCCGACGCTGGCAGAGCTGTAGCATCTAGAGCAGTCGATGGAAACAAGAACAGTGATTTCAAGAAACGGTCTTGCAGCAAAACTAGAGGCGGACTTGAACCCTGGTGGATGGTTGACCTTGGTTCTAGGCAAGATGTCTACCAGGTCACTATCACTAGCAGACAAGATTGCTGTG CTAACCAGTTGATTAACGCTGAAGTACGAGTTGGCGACAACCCGGATGACTTCACTGCAAATAGCGTTTGTGGCGTTAAGATTGGCGCGAACGACGTTGGAAAAGAAACCATCGAAATCATCTGTGACTGTGGGGCGCCCCTCAGAGGGCGCTACGTCAGTGTTCAACGTGTGGGATCCCGAGGAACCCTTACCTTGTGTGAAGTTGAGGTCCTGGCTGATGCAAACGCTCCTCCAATCACAGAAAAAC AATGCGAGGCGCCCAGTGGGCTCAACAATTTTGCCCTTGGTAACGGCTAG
- the LOC139149391 gene encoding NXPE family member 1-like has protein sequence MWNEKLQKYTAGRSVDYGNGTYSMFFYAAWKGAASINVTLSVPREAILFYEQMKYKDHRILWSVKFTDGSITENSNCTISNEGTWDNKCSFENHRSMGKTAIICDKPKTLNCQTLNSTSQNLTAMATLANDAVAGLSYLFERSFKGARFLASPIKVNIKDDVTKMNLPKCGPDLPVSMTSGYWTNNHSFIPMMCQSQEWTAAQRFQCSSPKWFFFVGDSTILQIRRRFADVEIIPEKPKITCSYVALRGGLPCSM, from the exons ATGTGGAATGAGAAGTTACAAAAATATACTGCTGGTAGATCTGTTGATTACGGCAATGGCACGTATAGTATGTTTTTCTACGCGGCATGGAAGGGAGCTGCATCAATAAATGTAACACTTTCCGTCCCGCGTGAAGCTATTCTGTTTTATGAGCAAATGAAGTACAAAGATCACCGGATTCTTTGGTCTGTTAAGTTTACTGATGGAAGTATCACCGAAAACAGTAACTGCACCATATCGAATGAAGGAACATGGGATAACAAGTGTAGTTTTGAAAATCATCGGTCTATGGGAAAGACGGCGATCATCTGTGACAAACCAAAGACTTTGAACTGTCAAACCTTGAATAGCACGAGTCAAAACCTAACTGCCATGGCTACCCTTGCAAACGATGCCGTCGCAGGGCTGAGCTACCTTTTTGAAAG GAgtttcaaaggtgcaagattCCTAGCGAGTCCCATCAAGGTGAATATAAAGG ATGACGTCACTAAAATGAACCTGCCAAAGTGTGGTCCTGATCTTCCCGTTTCCATGACAAGTGGTTATTGGACCAACAATCACAGTTTTATTCCCATGATGTGCCAGAGCCAAGAATGGACAGCCGCACAAAGATTTCAATGTTCATCACCCAAATGGTTTTTCTTCGTCGGTGACTCCACTATATTGCAAATACGACGTCGTTTTGCCGATGTGGAGATCATTCCTGAGAAACCTAAAATTACCTGTAGTTACGTAGCACTAAGGGGGGGACTCCCGTGCAGTATGTAG